From the Micromonospora lupini genome, one window contains:
- a CDS encoding glycosyltransferase: protein MSLTVLMNAGPWLSVPPPGYGGIENVIATLVPELRRLGVRVVLASVESSSLPVDEKVSVFADGQFAALQRPYNQVCGIAQAHLAGVVRELHSRDDIDLVHDHVEAVGLATLTAMGPSGPPTLHTLHWDLAKHPALYGSLDGGDRVRVNGVSASQLARAPLALREHSVGHVHLSTPLAVDADRRPRPEKGEHLLILGRINPGKGQDVGARLAQRIGVPLVLAGPVGPYHRPADLAAAGDEARQNPDVRFFLDEVAPHVDGDLVRWIGTVAGQKRDDLLAGARASLFPLRWEEPGGTAVVESLALGTPVVATSRGCLPELIEHGRTGLLTADEAELDDLVLAADLLDPDECRRVAAQRFTPAVMAQRYVELYQRVRELATTPRLQPV, encoded by the coding sequence ATGAGCCTCACCGTGCTGATGAACGCCGGCCCGTGGCTGTCGGTGCCCCCGCCCGGCTACGGCGGCATCGAGAACGTGATCGCCACCCTGGTGCCGGAGCTGCGGCGACTCGGCGTGCGGGTGGTGCTCGCCTCGGTGGAGAGCAGCAGCCTGCCGGTGGACGAGAAGGTGTCGGTGTTCGCCGACGGGCAGTTCGCGGCGCTGCAACGGCCGTACAACCAGGTCTGCGGGATCGCCCAGGCGCACCTGGCCGGGGTGGTCCGCGAGCTGCACTCCCGCGACGACATCGACCTGGTCCACGACCACGTGGAGGCCGTCGGGCTGGCCACCCTCACCGCGATGGGGCCGTCCGGGCCGCCGACCCTGCACACCCTGCACTGGGACCTGGCCAAGCACCCCGCGCTGTACGGCAGCCTGGACGGCGGCGACCGGGTCCGGGTCAACGGCGTCTCGGCGTCGCAGCTGGCCCGGGCGCCGCTGGCGTTGCGCGAGCACTCAGTGGGTCACGTGCACCTGTCCACTCCCCTGGCCGTGGACGCCGACCGCAGGCCCCGCCCGGAGAAGGGCGAGCACCTGCTCATCCTCGGGCGGATCAACCCGGGCAAGGGGCAGGACGTGGGCGCGCGGCTCGCGCAGCGGATCGGGGTGCCACTGGTGCTGGCCGGGCCGGTGGGCCCGTACCATCGCCCGGCCGACCTGGCCGCTGCCGGCGACGAGGCCCGGCAGAACCCGGACGTGCGGTTCTTCCTCGACGAGGTGGCGCCGCACGTCGACGGTGACCTGGTGCGCTGGATCGGCACCGTGGCCGGCCAGAAGCGTGACGACCTGCTGGCAGGCGCCCGCGCGTCGCTGTTCCCGCTGCGCTGGGAGGAGCCGGGCGGCACGGCGGTGGTCGAGTCGCTGGCCCTGGGCACGCCTGTGGTGGCCACGTCCCGGGGCTGCCTGCCGGAGTTGATCGAGCACGGCCGCACCGGCCTGTTGACCGCCGACGAGGCCGAGCTGGACGACCTCGTGCTCGCCGCCGACCTGCTCGACCCGGACGAGTGCCGGCGGGTGGCCGCGCAGCGGTTCACGCCCGCGGTGATGGCCCAGCGCTACGTCGAGCTGTACCAGCGGGTCCGCGAGCTGGCCACCACGCCCCGCCTGCAACCGGTCTGA
- a CDS encoding glucosyl-3-phosphoglycerate synthase, producing MEAWATYRTTSAADWPARRLLRAKGDNRVSVVLPARNEEATVGAIVSTIREHLMDRVALVDELIVVDSRSTDRTAQVARAAGAEVVSQDAMTRGLPRLTGKGDALWAGLAAAEGDVVAFIDADLREFRPHFVTGLLGPLLTDPSVDFVKGFYHRPLVGTASVEQDGGGRVTELMARPLLNLFWPELAGFVQPLAGEYAGRRDVLSQVPFVSGYGVETAMMIDLLDLVGLDALAQVDLGERKHRHQDTAALGRMSAQIMLTAWSRLQRRGWASPGMMPETLLTQFRRGGSDTLPHLDREIVVSDVSIEERPPLAELRHRVPRRRVAAA from the coding sequence GTGGAGGCGTGGGCCACGTACCGGACCACCTCGGCGGCGGACTGGCCGGCACGCCGGCTGCTGCGCGCCAAGGGAGACAACCGGGTGAGCGTGGTGCTGCCGGCACGCAACGAGGAGGCGACTGTCGGCGCGATCGTGTCGACCATCCGGGAACACCTGATGGATCGGGTCGCTCTCGTCGACGAACTGATCGTGGTGGATTCACGGTCGACCGACCGCACCGCCCAGGTGGCCCGCGCCGCCGGCGCGGAGGTGGTCAGCCAGGACGCGATGACCCGGGGCCTGCCCCGACTCACCGGAAAGGGCGACGCGCTCTGGGCCGGGCTCGCCGCCGCGGAGGGCGACGTGGTGGCGTTCATCGACGCCGACCTGCGGGAGTTCCGCCCGCACTTCGTCACCGGTCTGCTCGGGCCGCTGCTCACCGACCCGTCGGTGGACTTCGTGAAGGGCTTCTATCACCGGCCCCTGGTGGGCACCGCCAGCGTGGAGCAGGACGGCGGTGGCCGGGTGACCGAGTTGATGGCCCGACCGCTGCTCAACCTCTTCTGGCCCGAGCTGGCCGGCTTCGTGCAGCCGCTCGCCGGTGAGTACGCCGGCCGCCGCGACGTGCTGTCCCAGGTGCCGTTCGTCTCCGGGTACGGCGTGGAGACGGCGATGATGATCGACCTGCTGGACCTGGTCGGCCTGGACGCGTTGGCGCAGGTCGACCTGGGCGAGCGCAAGCACCGCCACCAGGACACGGCGGCGCTCGGCCGGATGTCCGCGCAGATCATGCTGACCGCCTGGTCCCGGCTGCAACGACGCGGCTGGGCCAGCCCCGGCATGATGCCGGAGACGCTGCTCACGCAGTTCCGCCGGGGCGGGTCGGACACGCTGCCGCACCTGGACCGGGAGATCGTGGTCAGCGACGTGTCCATCGAGGAGCGCCCGCCGCTGGCCGAGCTGCGCCACCGGGTCCCCCGCCGACGGGTGGCCGCCGCGTGA
- a CDS encoding Gfo/Idh/MocA family protein translates to MVGCRVGLVGAGGVAQRHARVLSGFDDVELVGVTDVVPEAASALAAQHGGQAFRDVAELLAAAPDAVYVCVPPFAHGPAEETVIDAGVPMFVEKPVAVDLVTAERVADLVARRGLRTAVGHHWRYLSVLDQARELLADRPVRMVSGAWLDKVPPVAWWSRRDRSGGPVVEQAAHVLDLIRVLAGEVTEVTAYGNGTPPPVDGADIDSVTTATLRFADGAVGTLSAACVLGWKHRAGLEILADGLALALTEDGLLIRDADGERHVPADPEAARVAVDRAFVDAVRGVGDDVRVPYAEALLTQRLALAVADSARTGQTVRLATPAEPVALVSGVSVDA, encoded by the coding sequence ATGGTTGGATGCCGGGTGGGTCTCGTGGGCGCCGGCGGGGTGGCACAACGTCATGCGCGGGTGCTGTCCGGGTTCGACGACGTCGAACTGGTCGGTGTGACCGACGTGGTGCCGGAGGCGGCGTCCGCGCTCGCCGCCCAGCACGGCGGGCAAGCCTTCCGTGACGTCGCCGAGCTGCTGGCCGCCGCCCCGGACGCGGTGTACGTCTGCGTGCCGCCCTTCGCCCACGGCCCCGCCGAGGAGACGGTGATCGACGCCGGGGTGCCGATGTTCGTGGAGAAGCCCGTCGCCGTCGACCTGGTCACCGCCGAGCGCGTCGCCGACCTCGTCGCCAGGCGCGGGCTGCGCACCGCTGTCGGGCACCACTGGCGCTACCTGAGCGTGCTCGACCAGGCCCGCGAGCTGCTCGCCGACCGTCCGGTGCGGATGGTCAGCGGCGCCTGGCTGGACAAGGTGCCGCCGGTCGCCTGGTGGTCGCGCCGCGACCGCTCCGGAGGCCCCGTGGTCGAGCAGGCCGCCCACGTGCTGGACCTGATCCGGGTGCTGGCCGGCGAGGTGACCGAGGTCACCGCGTACGGCAACGGCACGCCCCCGCCTGTCGACGGCGCCGACATCGACTCGGTGACCACCGCCACGCTGCGCTTCGCCGACGGAGCGGTCGGCACGCTCAGCGCGGCCTGCGTGCTGGGCTGGAAGCACCGGGCCGGGCTGGAGATCCTCGCCGACGGGCTGGCCCTGGCGCTGACCGAGGACGGTCTGCTGATCCGCGACGCCGACGGCGAGCGACACGTCCCCGCCGATCCGGAGGCCGCCCGGGTGGCAGTGGACCGCGCCTTCGTCGACGCGGTACGCGGCGTCGGCGACGACGTCCGCGTTCCGTACGCCGAGGCGCTGCTGACCCAGCGACTGGCCCTCGCGGTGGCCGACTCGGCCCGCACCGGCCAGACGGTGCGGCTCGCCACGCCGGCCGAGCCGGTCGCGCTGGTCAGCGGGGTGAGCGTCGATGCGTGA
- a CDS encoding zinc-dependent alcohol dehydrogenase, whose translation MRDRVVTVAAPGRVELVEQEAAALRPGTFRVETLYSGVSAGTELSYVKGTNPYLNVTWNADLGLFQPGEASTPYPVTRLGYMQVGRVVESATQAVPVGAVGAMTYGHRTGWLADPVAERFVPLPDNLDPLLGVYVAHMGPICANGLLHAAADLHGADVRSLGDGVRGRRVAVVGAGVVGLLTALLARRHGAASVVVLDPTPRRREVAEALGLETLDPDADDPAVVLKTRWAHTAGDRGADVVFQCRGQAWALQLALRTLRPQATVIDLAFYQGGADAVRLGEEFHHNGLALRCAQIGRVPRGLAPTWDRERLSAETIDLLGAYGDVIRKHLVSAVVPFDEAPTLLTDLAERRRQELQVVLAV comes from the coding sequence ATGCGTGATCGGGTGGTCACGGTCGCCGCCCCCGGCCGGGTGGAGCTGGTCGAGCAGGAGGCCGCGGCGCTGCGCCCCGGCACCTTCCGCGTCGAGACCCTCTACAGCGGCGTCTCGGCCGGCACCGAACTGAGTTACGTCAAGGGCACGAATCCCTACCTGAATGTCACCTGGAACGCCGACCTGGGGCTCTTCCAGCCCGGGGAGGCCAGCACCCCGTACCCGGTGACCCGACTGGGTTACATGCAGGTCGGCCGGGTGGTGGAGAGCGCCACGCAGGCGGTCCCGGTCGGCGCCGTCGGCGCGATGACCTACGGGCACCGCACCGGCTGGCTGGCCGACCCGGTCGCCGAGCGGTTCGTGCCGCTGCCCGACAACCTGGATCCGCTGCTCGGCGTCTACGTCGCGCACATGGGCCCGATCTGCGCCAACGGCCTGCTGCACGCTGCCGCCGACCTGCACGGCGCGGACGTCCGCTCGCTCGGCGACGGCGTACGCGGCCGGCGGGTCGCCGTGGTCGGCGCCGGCGTGGTGGGTCTGCTGACCGCCCTGCTGGCCCGGCGACACGGGGCCGCCTCGGTGGTGGTCCTCGACCCCACCCCGCGCCGCCGCGAGGTCGCCGAGGCGCTCGGCCTGGAAACCCTCGACCCGGACGCGGACGACCCGGCCGTGGTGCTCAAGACCCGGTGGGCCCACACCGCCGGCGACCGGGGCGCCGATGTGGTGTTCCAGTGCCGGGGGCAGGCGTGGGCGTTGCAACTCGCCCTGCGGACGCTGCGTCCGCAGGCCACCGTGATCGACCTGGCGTTCTACCAGGGCGGCGCGGACGCGGTCCGTCTCGGTGAGGAGTTCCACCACAACGGGCTGGCGCTGCGCTGCGCGCAGATCGGGCGGGTGCCGCGCGGGCTCGCGCCCACCTGGGACCGGGAACGGCTCTCCGCCGAGACCATCGACCTGCTGGGGGCGTACGGAGATGTGATCCGCAAGCACCTCGTCTCGGCGGTGGTGCCGTTCGACGAGGCGCCCACCCTGCTCACCGACCTGGCCGAGCGCCGCCGCCAGGAGTTGCAGGTGGTCCTGGCAGTGTGA
- a CDS encoding ABC transporter ATP-binding protein: MSTPKDGPVGDASASRPVGLAALLPYLREHRGTLVAVGALSLLGSATSLAQPLLTRSVLDRIGAQHPVSALVAVLVALVVLGAAIGGLRDYLLQRTAEGLVLSTRRRLAGHLLRLPIAEYDKRRTGDLLSRVGSDTTLLRAVVTSGLFETVTGAVMVLGAGTAMVLLDPLLFGVTLLGVALGLGFAATFARRVRALARLAQERIGEMTSAVERAISASRTIRASRAESRETETVTGSARQAYAAGLRVARVQALIGPIGSVTVQGAFLLVLGIGGARVAAGAISVGDLVAFVMYLFLLAVPLGQVLRAYTQLQSGLGALQRIEEILAVPAEGAVDRPAAPTATTAPRRPAPMIEFDRVGFGYPGGAPVLHDVSFAVPAGTRTALVGPSGAGKSTLLALVERFYEVSAGAVRVDGADVREVPRDALRARLGYVEQEAPVLAGTLRENLLITAPDATDDRLREVLAEVNLSHLVERTAQGLDVQVGEGGVLLSGGERQRLAIGRALLAGPPVLLLDEPTSNLDARNEAALRRAIDAVAVRRTLLIVAHRLATVVDADQIVVLDGGRVVAVGTHSELTATDPLYRELATHQLLVA, encoded by the coding sequence ATGAGCACCCCGAAGGACGGGCCGGTCGGCGACGCCTCCGCGAGCCGGCCGGTCGGTCTGGCCGCTCTGCTGCCGTACCTGCGGGAGCACCGCGGCACCCTCGTCGCGGTGGGCGCGCTGTCGCTGCTCGGCTCGGCGACGTCGCTGGCCCAGCCGCTGCTCACCCGATCGGTGCTCGACCGGATCGGCGCGCAGCACCCGGTGTCCGCGCTGGTGGCGGTGCTGGTGGCGCTCGTGGTGCTCGGGGCGGCGATCGGCGGGCTGCGCGACTACCTGCTGCAACGCACCGCCGAGGGGCTGGTTCTGAGCACCCGGCGGCGGCTGGCCGGTCACCTGCTGCGGCTGCCCATCGCCGAGTACGACAAGCGGCGCACCGGCGACCTGCTCTCCCGGGTGGGGTCGGACACCACCCTGCTGCGGGCGGTCGTCACCTCCGGGCTGTTCGAGACGGTCACCGGGGCGGTGATGGTGCTCGGCGCCGGCACCGCGATGGTGCTGCTCGACCCGCTGCTGTTCGGCGTCACCCTGCTCGGGGTGGCGCTGGGGCTCGGCTTCGCCGCCACCTTCGCCCGCCGGGTCCGGGCGCTGGCCCGCCTTGCCCAGGAGCGGATCGGCGAGATGACCTCGGCGGTGGAGCGGGCCATCTCGGCGTCCCGGACCATCCGGGCCAGCCGCGCCGAGAGCCGGGAGACGGAGACCGTCACCGGCAGCGCCCGGCAGGCGTACGCGGCGGGGCTGCGGGTGGCCCGGGTGCAGGCGCTGATCGGCCCGATCGGCTCGGTCACCGTGCAGGGGGCGTTCCTGCTGGTGCTGGGGATCGGCGGGGCGCGGGTCGCCGCCGGGGCGATCTCCGTCGGCGACCTGGTCGCCTTCGTCATGTACCTGTTCCTCCTGGCCGTGCCGCTGGGCCAGGTGCTGCGCGCGTACACCCAGTTGCAGTCCGGTCTGGGCGCGTTGCAGCGGATCGAGGAGATCCTGGCCGTACCGGCGGAGGGCGCGGTGGACCGGCCGGCGGCCCCGACCGCCACGACGGCCCCACGCCGGCCCGCCCCGATGATCGAGTTCGACCGGGTCGGGTTCGGCTATCCGGGCGGCGCGCCGGTGCTGCACGACGTCAGCTTCGCGGTGCCGGCCGGCACCCGTACCGCACTGGTCGGCCCCTCGGGCGCCGGCAAGTCGACGCTGCTGGCCCTGGTCGAGCGCTTCTACGAGGTGAGCGCCGGCGCGGTCCGCGTCGACGGGGCCGACGTGCGGGAGGTGCCCCGCGACGCGCTGCGCGCCCGGCTCGGGTACGTCGAGCAGGAGGCTCCCGTGCTGGCCGGCACGCTGCGCGAGAACCTGCTGATCACCGCGCCGGACGCCACCGACGACCGGCTCCGGGAGGTCCTCGCCGAGGTGAACCTGAGCCACCTGGTCGAGCGCACCGCGCAGGGCCTGGACGTGCAGGTGGGGGAGGGCGGGGTGCTGCTCTCCGGTGGTGAGCGGCAGCGGCTGGCCATCGGGCGGGCGCTGCTGGCCGGCCCGCCGGTGCTGCTGCTCGACGAGCCGACAAGCAACCTCGACGCCCGCAACGAGGCCGCGCTACGCCGGGCCATCGACGCGGTGGCCGTCCGCCGGACACTGCTGATCGTGGCGCATCGACTCGCCACCGTGGTGGACGCCGACCAGATCGTGGTGCTCGACGGCGGCCGGGTGGTGGCGGTGGGAACCCACTCCGAGCTGACCGCCACCGACCCTCTCTACCGGGAGCTGGCCACCCACCAACTGCTTGTCGCCTGA
- the secA2 gene encoding accessory Sec system translocase SecA2, whose protein sequence is MGVSQRFKSKFRRFLQRPGSTVDLAPLEKLLPAIEAREDDLAALDDAELTEAAGAASGYEEICAVGREAARRGLDQRPYDVQLLGAMALLSGKVAEMATGEGKTLTAAVAAYGHVRLGNGPVHVLTVNDYLARRDAQWMEPIYTLLGLTVGWVNEASTPQERRDAYGCDVTYVSVSEAGFDYLRDQLVTDVADRVQPALTTAIIDEADSIMIDEARVPMVLAGAVPGEQDPVHAAAALVRGLRKGKHYTVAEDGRSVAFTSAGLVAVEAKLGIDLYDEEHVEQLSAVHVALHAQALLHRDVDYIVRDGSVELIDEMRGRVAQRRRWPDGLQAAVEAKEGLDATAEGEVLGTIAVQAFIALYPKVCGMTATAVLVGDQLREFFGLEVAVIPPNTPCVREDEPDRIYATRAEKDEALIDEIQRWHAKGRPVLVGTLDVKESEGLAAGLNAAGVACVVLNAKNDDEEAAIIAEAGAQGAVTVSTQMAGRGVDIRLGGSDQTDQERVAELGGLYVIGSGRHDSRRVDDQLRGRAGRQGDPGGSVFFVSLEDDLVVRHAADAVPASPRMNADGLVTDEQVDYAVEHAQRVAEGVNHEIHRNTWRYSVVIEQQRIALAARRERLLTSDVAALMLLDKVPDKAGEMDEDLLARVARSIALFHLDRLWAEHLAELSEVREGVHLRALGRLDPLDEFHRAAVPAFNNLVPEIEARTIATFTETEFDEDWTPEDGTLIRPTATWTYLVHDNPFGSELDRLIASIGRRLSGASR, encoded by the coding sequence ATGGGTGTGTCGCAACGGTTCAAGAGCAAGTTCCGGCGGTTCCTCCAGCGCCCGGGATCAACCGTGGATCTTGCTCCGCTGGAGAAGCTGCTGCCGGCGATCGAGGCGCGCGAGGATGACCTCGCCGCGCTCGACGACGCCGAGCTGACCGAGGCCGCCGGCGCCGCCTCCGGCTACGAGGAGATCTGCGCCGTCGGCCGCGAGGCCGCCCGTCGGGGCCTCGACCAGCGACCGTACGACGTGCAGCTGCTCGGAGCGATGGCGCTGCTGTCCGGCAAGGTCGCCGAGATGGCCACCGGTGAGGGCAAGACGCTTACCGCGGCCGTCGCCGCGTACGGGCACGTCCGACTCGGCAACGGGCCGGTGCACGTGCTCACCGTCAACGACTACCTGGCCCGCCGCGACGCCCAGTGGATGGAGCCCATCTACACGCTGCTCGGCCTGACCGTCGGTTGGGTCAACGAGGCGTCCACGCCGCAGGAGCGGCGCGACGCCTACGGCTGCGACGTCACCTACGTCTCGGTCAGCGAGGCGGGCTTCGACTACCTGCGCGACCAGCTCGTCACCGACGTGGCCGACCGGGTGCAGCCCGCGCTGACCACCGCGATCATCGACGAGGCCGACTCGATCATGATCGACGAGGCCCGGGTGCCGATGGTCCTGGCCGGCGCGGTGCCGGGCGAGCAGGACCCGGTGCACGCCGCCGCCGCGCTTGTGCGCGGCCTGCGCAAGGGCAAGCACTACACGGTCGCCGAGGACGGGCGCAGCGTCGCCTTCACCTCCGCCGGCCTGGTCGCCGTCGAGGCCAAGCTCGGCATCGACCTGTACGACGAGGAGCACGTCGAGCAGCTCTCCGCGGTCCACGTGGCGCTGCACGCCCAGGCCCTGTTGCACCGCGACGTGGACTACATCGTCCGGGACGGCTCGGTCGAGCTGATCGACGAGATGCGCGGCCGGGTGGCCCAGCGCCGCCGCTGGCCCGACGGGCTCCAGGCGGCGGTCGAGGCCAAGGAGGGCCTGGACGCCACCGCCGAGGGCGAGGTGCTGGGCACGATCGCCGTGCAGGCGTTCATCGCGCTCTACCCGAAGGTGTGCGGCATGACCGCCACCGCGGTGCTTGTCGGCGACCAGTTGCGGGAGTTCTTCGGCCTGGAGGTCGCGGTGATCCCGCCGAACACCCCGTGTGTCCGCGAGGACGAGCCCGACCGGATCTACGCGACCCGCGCCGAGAAGGACGAGGCGCTTATCGACGAGATTCAGCGCTGGCACGCCAAGGGGCGTCCGGTGCTGGTCGGCACCCTGGACGTCAAGGAGTCCGAGGGGCTGGCGGCCGGGCTCAACGCGGCAGGCGTGGCCTGCGTCGTGCTGAACGCCAAGAACGACGACGAGGAAGCGGCGATCATCGCCGAGGCCGGCGCGCAGGGCGCGGTGACCGTCTCCACCCAGATGGCCGGCCGGGGCGTCGACATCAGGCTCGGCGGCAGCGACCAGACCGACCAGGAGCGGGTTGCCGAGCTGGGTGGCCTCTACGTGATCGGCAGCGGCCGGCACGACAGCCGCCGCGTCGACGACCAGCTGCGCGGCCGCGCCGGCCGGCAGGGCGACCCGGGTGGCTCGGTCTTCTTCGTCAGCCTGGAGGACGACCTGGTCGTCAGGCACGCCGCCGACGCGGTGCCGGCGTCGCCGCGGATGAACGCGGACGGCCTCGTCACCGACGAGCAGGTCGACTACGCGGTCGAGCACGCCCAGCGCGTCGCCGAGGGCGTCAACCACGAGATCCACCGCAACACCTGGCGCTACAGCGTGGTGATCGAGCAGCAGCGCATCGCCCTCGCCGCCCGCCGGGAGCGGCTGCTGACAAGCGACGTGGCCGCGCTGATGCTGCTGGACAAGGTGCCCGATAAGGCCGGCGAGATGGACGAGGACCTGCTCGCCCGGGTGGCCCGCTCGATCGCGCTCTTCCACCTGGACCGGCTCTGGGCCGAGCACCTCGCCGAGCTGTCGGAGGTCCGCGAGGGCGTGCACCTGCGCGCGCTGGGCCGGCTCGACCCGCTGGACGAGTTCCACCGGGCGGCGGTGCCGGCGTTCAACAACCTCGTCCCGGAGATCGAGGCCCGCACCATCGCCACGTTCACCGAGACCGAGTTCGACGAGGACTGGACGCCCGAGGACGGCACCCTGATCCGGCCGACCGCCACCTGGACGTACCTGGTGCACGACAACCCGTTCGGCTCCGAGCTCGACCGGCTGATCGCCTCGATCGGGCGGCGGCTCAGCGGCGCGTCGCGCTGA
- a CDS encoding GAF and ANTAR domain-containing protein, with the protein MNVDTREPVVERLGVLETAALLRELTAGLIALTDFDEALLALVRVTRDAVAGVRWCGFTALRAGEPAGVAASDERLASLDDLRHGPDSPAMSAIRRREMILAVDLAGESRWPAWTPHARDLGVRGVISAPVDIDDHVIGAINLYAAAPDVLTPQHQLTAMLLAEHAGLLLAAVRDRRRQQALVGERDASLLHDGVVGQAIGVIMTQRGCPPAEALDVLRTAASSLDIPLREVAERLVRTVSRPRES; encoded by the coding sequence GTGAACGTGGACACGCGGGAACCGGTGGTCGAACGACTCGGTGTGCTGGAGACCGCCGCGCTGTTGCGGGAGTTGACCGCCGGCCTGATCGCGTTGACCGACTTCGACGAGGCGCTGCTGGCGCTGGTCCGGGTCACCCGCGACGCGGTGGCCGGGGTGCGCTGGTGTGGCTTCACCGCCCTGCGGGCCGGCGAACCGGCAGGCGTGGCCGCCTCCGACGAGCGGCTGGCAAGCCTCGACGACCTGCGCCACGGCCCCGACTCGCCGGCGATGAGCGCGATCCGACGTCGCGAGATGATCCTCGCGGTGGACCTGGCCGGCGAGTCACGCTGGCCGGCCTGGACGCCCCACGCCCGCGACCTGGGCGTGCGTGGGGTCATCTCCGCGCCGGTGGACATCGACGACCACGTCATCGGGGCGATCAACCTGTACGCCGCCGCTCCCGACGTCCTCACCCCGCAGCACCAGTTGACGGCGATGCTGCTCGCCGAGCACGCCGGCCTGCTGTTGGCCGCCGTCCGCGACCGACGCCGCCAGCAGGCGCTCGTCGGTGAGCGGGACGCCTCGCTCCTGCACGACGGTGTCGTCGGGCAGGCCATCGGCGTGATCATGACGCAGCGCGGGTGCCCACCAGCCGAGGCCCTCGACGTGCTGCGGACCGCCGCCTCGTCCCTGGACATCCCGCTTCGCGAGGTGGCCGAACGCCTCGTCCGAACGGTCTCCCGCCCCCGCGAGTCCTGA
- a CDS encoding DUF2231 domain-containing protein has translation MQSRLRVQGHPIQPMLVTFPLGLFVSATVFDLTDLAGGPTFLGEVGYWTGVAALFAAAMTAVAGMVDLWDVPVDGTRRTAIAFNLVNAAMAGLFLVTCLVRAHSPHRGATVAILATELVALTAGGVGVHLGARLMRQFDPGRAETGSLDALAGGTVEIARPRP, from the coding sequence ATGCAGAGCCGGCTGCGCGTGCAGGGGCATCCCATCCAACCGATGCTTGTGACGTTCCCGCTCGGGCTCTTCGTCAGCGCCACCGTCTTCGACCTCACCGACCTCGCCGGCGGGCCTACCTTCCTCGGCGAGGTCGGCTACTGGACCGGCGTCGCCGCCCTGTTCGCCGCCGCGATGACGGCGGTCGCCGGCATGGTCGACCTGTGGGACGTGCCCGTCGACGGCACCCGCCGTACCGCAATCGCCTTCAACCTCGTCAACGCGGCCATGGCCGGCCTGTTCCTGGTCACCTGCCTGGTGCGCGCCCACTCACCGCACCGCGGCGCGACAGTCGCGATCCTTGCCACCGAACTGGTCGCGCTCACCGCCGGTGGCGTGGGTGTGCACCTGGGCGCGCGGCTCATGCGCCAGTTCGACCCCGGCCGGGCCGAGACCGGCAGCCTGGACGCCCTCGCCGGCGGCACCGTCGAGATCGCCCGCCCCCGCCCCTGA
- a CDS encoding class I SAM-dependent methyltransferase, translating to MTAERNVEELIREAAAAPVDGWGFDWLAGRATEERPPWGYARLVAERMARADAALDVDTGGGEVLAEIPYPPKVLTATEAWPPNVEVARRTLRRIGATVVAVAPDSALPFRDGSFDLVVSRHPVRTDWAQTARVLRPGGTYLSQQIGPGTMRELSEAILGPLPPPDGRHPEAAVAAAEAAGLRVVDLRRATLRAVFHDIGAVVWFLRKVVWTVPGFTVDRYRRELLALHRHIAAEGPFVAHARRFLIEATRPTS from the coding sequence ATGACCGCCGAACGGAACGTCGAGGAGTTGATCAGGGAGGCGGCCGCCGCGCCTGTCGACGGCTGGGGCTTCGACTGGCTGGCCGGCCGGGCCACCGAGGAACGCCCACCCTGGGGGTACGCCCGACTTGTCGCCGAACGGATGGCGCGCGCCGACGCCGCCCTGGACGTGGACACCGGCGGCGGTGAGGTGCTCGCCGAGATCCCGTACCCGCCGAAGGTGTTGACGGCCACCGAGGCGTGGCCGCCGAACGTCGAGGTCGCCCGGCGGACCCTGCGCCGGATCGGCGCGACTGTCGTGGCGGTCGCCCCCGACTCGGCGCTGCCGTTTCGGGACGGGTCGTTCGACCTGGTGGTCAGCCGGCATCCGGTGCGCACCGACTGGGCCCAGACGGCCCGGGTGCTGCGCCCCGGCGGCACGTACCTGTCCCAGCAGATCGGGCCGGGCACCATGCGCGAGCTGAGCGAGGCGATCCTCGGCCCGCTGCCCCCGCCGGACGGGCGGCACCCCGAGGCCGCGGTCGCCGCCGCCGAGGCCGCCGGGCTGCGGGTGGTCGACCTGCGCAGGGCCACGCTGCGCGCGGTCTTTCACGACATCGGCGCTGTTGTCTGGTTCCTGCGCAAGGTGGTGTGGACGGTGCCCGGCTTCACGGTGGACCGCTACCGTCGCGAACTGCTCGCCCTGCACCGCCACATCGCCGCCGAGGGTCCCTTCGTCGCCCACGCTCGACGGTTTCTCATCGAGGCCACCCGCCCCACCTCGTGA